CCCAGAAAAGTGGCCTGAATTACCGCAGACCGTTGGCCTCACTTTTGTAAATGCATCGACTGACTTGATTTACGCTGCGTGTTATTACTATAAATATACCTCTGATGTAGATGCTAAAAAATGGGCTAAGCATTTATACAGACAATTTGTTCTTGCTAGAAACCCACATACTGGTATGCCGGTTTATCAGTTCTCTTCTCCATTACAAAGAGAACCTGTCCCAACGGATGATAAAATCACTTTTTCTTGGTTTGGTGATCGTGCAAAACGACAATTTGGCAAAGAATTTGGAGAAATAGCGAAAGAGGCTAATGCGTTATTTAGAGACTGTTGGCCTGTTGTCGTTGATAATCCGATGGCTATTTTAGAGTGTGCCGAACTTACTCAAGACACTGACATGGCACTTTGGGCTGTCGAAGGGATAAAAGCTTACTTCAAATACGCATGGGACGAACAAAAGAATCAAATTCTGCCTATGTGGAATGATGGTGTTGATTTGAGTGGTTTGACATTTAAACGTGACGGTTATTATGGGAGTAAAGGAACGCAACTTTCGCCTCAGAAAAACGATCCGGCTTATCTTCTTACCCTTGTTCGCGCTTGTGCAAATTCAACAGATAAGGCGTTGCGTGAGCTTACCGTAAAAATGTTTAAACGTTTTGGTTTAGGTGATCTTCATCCAGAAACGTTAAAGCCAAATACGTTGTCTTCAGAGACTGAGATCGCATCACCATATCTCGTGTTTGCGCTATTAGAATTGATAGAACTAACAGGAACTCGTGAGTTCTTAGCACTAACGCAAGTCGTTGGGGAAAACCTATTAAGAACTCATTATCACTTCGGCTTTTTTA
The DNA window shown above is from Vibrio algarum and carries:
- a CDS encoding pectate lyase, whose protein sequence is MSDSRLSFIPILKQYYQHAYELAKGPGSPLLADGIEVRTSSPAHWCYPDGHTAPMSNFASQQNFIRGLIALEVVTGEAKFKHQAIETVQYFLNHYVDSESGLFHWGGHRFVNLLSGQIEGPASKECVHELKHHFPFYDLLHEVEPTKTERFLRGFWQSHISNWETLDLSRHGEYGKECPENVFQQFEPKPVVDPEKWPELPQTVGLTFVNASTDLIYAACYYYKYTSDVDAKKWAKHLYRQFVLARNPHTGMPVYQFSSPLQREPVPTDDKITFSWFGDRAKRQFGKEFGEIAKEANALFRDCWPVVVDNPMAILECAELTQDTDMALWAVEGIKAYFKYAWDEQKNQILPMWNDGVDLSGLTFKRDGYYGSKGTQLSPQKNDPAYLLTLVRACANSTDKALRELTVKMFKRFGLGDLHPETLKPNTLSSETEIASPYLVFALLELIELTGTREFLALTQVVGENLLRTHYHFGFFIPSEKHKYARLDDPIPYALIAIEAANQGQYQKIPIAISTGGYLHGDQSIDGKEKVVYDYEVVYNQIV